In the genome of Candidatus Neomarinimicrobiota bacterium, one region contains:
- a CDS encoding GxxExxY protein translates to MNHKDTKTRRSYGLIDPSTEKLARDVIGAAIEVHRALGPGFLESVYEEALCIEMDMRDIPHNRQCPIAINYKSRPVGEGKVDLLIGDKLIVELKAVDTLAPIHSAQVISYLKMMRLPLGLLINFNVPVLKEGIKRIILT, encoded by the coding sequence GTGAACCACAAAGACACAAAGACCAGAAGGAGTTATGGTCTAATAGATCCAAGTACTGAGAAGCTCGCACGAGATGTGATTGGTGCTGCCATTGAAGTGCACAGAGCTTTAGGGCCGGGATTTCTTGAGTCGGTATACGAAGAGGCCTTGTGCATCGAGATGGACATGCGAGACATACCCCATAATCGGCAATGTCCGATTGCCATAAATTATAAAAGTCGTCCGGTTGGTGAGGGGAAAGTGGATTTATTAATTGGAGATAAACTGATTGTAGAATTGAAGGCTGTAGACACACTGGCTCCAATTCATTCTGCGCAAGTGATTTCTTACCTGAAGATGATGAGATTGCCGCTTGGTCTGTTGATAAATTTTAATGTTCCGGTCCTAAAAGAAGGCATTAAACGGATTATTCTAACATGA
- a CDS encoding isocitrate/isopropylmalate dehydrogenase family protein, which yields MAKYRIAWLPGDGVGHDVMECARMVLDKLVLDAEYVPGDIGWEFWKSEGEALPQRTIDMMKQTDCCLFGAITSKPKEEAQKELDPSLADRGFVYFSPIVRLRQEFNLHTNLRPCKAYPGNPLNYRDDVDIVIFRENTEGLYAGVEFHPLPQQVFDALNANHPKMATFEQFGLDNIALSTRIMTRQACANIVTRAFEYARKYGRRSVTVVDKPNVLRETGGLMIRTAREVARQYPGIELWETNIDAQCMWLVKNPQDYVILVAENMFGDILSDLTAQLVGGLGFACSANMGDDYAVFEPTHGSAPKYAGQYKVNPLAMLLTTKMMLEWLGEVEMAAHLEQAVAEVINEGRVRTYDMGGTNTSLEVTEAVTVKL from the coding sequence ATGGCCAAATATCGCATCGCCTGGCTGCCGGGAGACGGCGTCGGTCACGACGTGATGGAGTGTGCCCGCATGGTCCTGGACAAGCTGGTCCTGGATGCCGAGTACGTGCCTGGCGACATCGGGTGGGAGTTCTGGAAGTCCGAGGGGGAGGCCCTGCCCCAGCGCACCATTGACATGATGAAGCAGACCGACTGCTGCCTGTTCGGGGCCATCACCTCCAAGCCCAAGGAGGAGGCCCAGAAGGAGTTAGACCCGTCCCTGGCGGATAGGGGATTCGTCTACTTCTCGCCGATTGTGCGCCTGCGGCAGGAGTTCAACCTGCACACCAACCTGCGCCCCTGCAAAGCTTACCCCGGCAATCCCCTGAATTACCGGGACGACGTGGATATCGTCATCTTCCGGGAGAACACGGAGGGGCTGTACGCTGGCGTGGAGTTCCATCCCCTGCCGCAGCAGGTCTTTGACGCCCTGAATGCCAACCATCCCAAGATGGCCACGTTCGAGCAGTTCGGCCTGGATAACATTGCCCTTTCCACCCGCATCATGACCCGGCAGGCCTGCGCGAACATTGTCACGCGGGCTTTCGAGTATGCCCGCAAGTACGGCCGCCGGTCGGTGACGGTGGTGGACAAGCCGAACGTGCTGCGGGAAACGGGCGGCCTGATGATCCGCACAGCCCGGGAGGTGGCCAGGCAGTACCCCGGCATCGAGCTCTGGGAGACCAACATCGACGCCCAATGCATGTGGCTGGTGAAGAACCCGCAGGATTACGTGATCCTGGTGGCGGAGAACATGTTCGGCGACATCCTGTCGGACCTGACAGCCCAGCTGGTAGGCGGGCTGGGGTTCGCCTGCTCAGCCAATATGGGTGATGATTATGCCGTATTCGAGCCCACCCACGGCAGCGCCCCCAAGTACGCCGGTCAGTATAAGGTGAATCCCCTGGCCATGCTGCTGACCACCAAAATGATGCTGGAGTGGCTGGGTGAGGTGGAGATGGCTGCCCACCTGGAGCAGGCCGTGGCGGAGGTTATCAATGAGGGGCGAGTACGTACCTACGACATGGGAGGCACCAACACCAGCCTGGAAGTCACTGAAGCGGTGACCGTAAAACTTTAA